The Hymenobacter sp. DG01 genome has a segment encoding these proteins:
- a CDS encoding glycine zipper domain-containing protein, whose protein sequence is MKTLKIYAAMLSALFVMESTVVVSDAEAQTKPKKTWSKKAKGAAIGGGAGAVTGAVVGGTKGAIIGTAAGAAAGGLLGRKKDKKKDPVRYEQYSRRD, encoded by the coding sequence ATGAAAACGCTCAAAATATATGCGGCTATGCTTTCGGCCTTGTTTGTGATGGAAAGCACGGTAGTAGTTTCGGATGCCGAAGCGCAAACCAAGCCCAAGAAAACCTGGAGTAAGAAAGCCAAAGGTGCCGCCATTGGTGGCGGGGCCGGTGCCGTTACCGGGGCCGTGGTAGGCGGTACCAAAGGAGCCATTATAGGTACGGCAGCCGGCGCTGCCGCCGGTGGCCTGCTGGGTCGCAAAAAGGACAAGAAGAAAGACCCGGTGCGCTACGAGCAGTATTCGCGCCGCGACTAA